In Canis lupus dingo isolate Sandy chromosome 1, ASM325472v2, whole genome shotgun sequence, a single genomic region encodes these proteins:
- the AIG1 gene encoding androgen-induced gene 1 protein isoform X15, whose translation MALVPCQVLRVAILLSYCSILCNYKAIEMPSHQTYGGSWKFLTFIDLCLRLKAWLPPQQHLPTTGYQVAGARTEVGAARWWAMWRGTQTCC comes from the exons ATGGCGCTCGTCCCGTGCCAGGTGCTGCGGGTGGCGATCCTGCTGTCCTACTGCTCTATCCTGTGCAACTACAAGGCCATCGAGATGCCCTCGCATCAGACCTACGGCGGGAGCTGGAAATTCCTGACGTTCATTGATCTG TGCTTGCGTCTGAAGGCCTGGCTGCCCCCGCAGCAGCACCTCCCGACCACCGGTTACCAGGTAGCTGGGGCGCGAACGGAGGTGGGCGCAGCCAGGTGGTGGGCTATGTGGAGGGGAACGCAGACCTGCTGCTAA